From the genome of Bacteroides sp. MSB163, one region includes:
- the trmB gene encoding tRNA (guanosine(46)-N7)-methyltransferase TrmB yields MSKGKLAKFADMASYPHVFEYPYSAVDNVPFEMKGKWNESFFGNDRPIVLELGCGRGEYTVGLGRLFPDKNFIGVDIKGSRMWSGATESLQAGMKNVAFLRTNIEIIDRFFSENEVSEIWLTFSDPQMKKATKRLTSTYFMERYRKFLRPDGIVHLKTDSNFMFTYTRCMIEENHLPVDVLTEDLYHSGMADEILSIKTYYEQQWLDRGLNIKYIKFHLPKEGELHEPDVEIELDEYRSYNRSKRSGLQTSK; encoded by the coding sequence ATGAGCAAAGGTAAGTTAGCGAAGTTTGCCGATATGGCAAGTTATCCGCATGTGTTCGAATATCCTTATTCAGCAGTAGATAACGTGCCCTTTGAGATGAAAGGAAAATGGAACGAGTCATTCTTCGGGAATGACCGTCCCATTGTTTTGGAATTAGGTTGCGGACGTGGTGAATATACCGTCGGGCTGGGACGATTGTTTCCTGATAAGAATTTTATCGGAGTGGATATTAAAGGTTCCCGTATGTGGTCCGGTGCTACGGAGTCATTACAGGCAGGCATGAAGAATGTTGCCTTTTTGCGTACGAACATTGAAATAATCGACCGCTTTTTCTCGGAAAATGAAGTGAGTGAAATCTGGTTGACTTTCTCCGATCCACAGATGAAGAAAGCTACCAAGCGCCTTACTTCTACTTATTTCATGGAACGTTATCGTAAATTCCTAAGACCGGATGGTATTGTTCATCTCAAGACAGATAGTAACTTTATGTTCACTTATACCCGTTGCATGATCGAGGAAAATCATCTTCCGGTGGATGTGCTGACAGAAGATCTGTATCACTCCGGCATGGCTGATGAAATTCTCAGCATCAAAACCTATTACGAGCAACAGTGGTTGGACCGTGGATTGAACATCAAGTATATCAAGTTCCATCTGCCGAAGGAAGGTGAACTGCACGAACCCGATGTGGAAATAGAGTTAGATGAGTATCGCAGTTATAACCGCAGTAAGCGGAGCGGGCTGCAAACTTCAAAATAA
- the xseA gene encoding exodeoxyribonuclease VII large subunit, whose protein sequence is MEALSLLELNALVRRSLEQCLPDEYWVQAELSDVRTNSTGHCYLEFIQKDPRSNGLVAKARGTIWSNVYRLLKPYFEEATGQAFVSGIKVLVQVTVSFHELYGYSLTVQDIDPTYTLGDMARRRREILKQLEEEGVLTLNKELDMPDLPQRIAVISSPTAAGYGDFCHQLQNNPRGFFFYTELFPALMQGDRVEESVLSALDLILNRQNDFDAVVIIRGGGATSDLSGFDTYLLAAACAQFPLPIITGIGHERDDTVLDSVAHTRVKTPTAAAEYLIDCMDLAADGLEVLASRLHESVLSRLTEEHRKLNLYRNRIPSAVVRRISDAKLTLLAARRDISQAVTSSLSRQRHRLELLQQRLTDASPEKMLARGYSITLKDGKAVKDAASLNENDEILTRFYRGEATSIVIHKS, encoded by the coding sequence ATGGAAGCGTTATCTTTACTGGAACTTAATGCTTTGGTGCGCCGCAGTCTTGAACAATGCCTGCCTGATGAATATTGGGTACAGGCAGAGTTGAGTGATGTGCGAACGAACAGTACCGGGCATTGCTATCTGGAATTTATTCAGAAAGACCCCCGTAGCAATGGTTTGGTTGCAAAGGCTCGCGGTACTATCTGGTCGAATGTCTATCGGCTGCTGAAACCTTATTTCGAAGAAGCAACAGGGCAGGCTTTTGTTTCCGGTATTAAGGTGCTGGTTCAGGTTACTGTTAGCTTTCACGAGCTTTATGGCTATAGTCTGACTGTGCAGGATATCGATCCTACTTATACGTTAGGAGATATGGCACGTCGTCGTCGGGAAATACTGAAGCAACTGGAAGAAGAAGGTGTGCTTACTTTGAATAAAGAGTTGGATATGCCCGATTTACCGCAACGTATTGCCGTAATTTCTTCCCCTACGGCTGCCGGTTATGGTGATTTTTGCCATCAGTTGCAGAATAATCCCCGTGGCTTTTTCTTCTATACGGAGCTATTTCCTGCTTTGATGCAAGGCGACCGTGTAGAAGAGTCCGTATTGTCAGCTTTGGATCTTATTTTAAATCGTCAGAATGATTTTGATGCCGTAGTCATCATCCGTGGAGGTGGAGCTACTTCCGATCTTTCCGGTTTTGATACGTATTTGCTTGCTGCCGCGTGTGCCCAATTCCCGCTGCCCATAATTACCGGAATAGGACATGAAAGAGATGATACAGTGCTCGATTCCGTGGCGCACACTCGTGTGAAAACTCCGACAGCCGCTGCCGAATATCTTATTGATTGTATGGATCTTGCTGCCGATGGGCTGGAAGTTCTTGCCAGCCGTTTACACGAAAGCGTCCTTTCCCGTCTGACGGAAGAGCATCGTAAATTGAATTTATACAGGAACCGTATTCCCTCTGCCGTTGTACGCCGTATCTCTGATGCTAAGTTGACTCTGCTGGCTGCCCGGAGAGATATTTCCCAGGCAGTTACGTCTTCCCTTTCGCGCCAACGTCATCGTCTGGAACTGTTACAGCAACGCTTGACTGATGCTTCACCCGAAAAGATGCTTGCCCGTGGCTATAGCATCACTCTGAAAGATGGAAAAGCTGTAAAAGATGCCGCTTCTCTGAATGAGAATGATGAAATACTCACCCGTTTTTACCGGGGCGAAGCAACCTCAATCGTAATTCATAAATCATAA
- the xseB gene encoding exodeoxyribonuclease VII small subunit: MPTSKKKETYSQAMERLEKIVRQIDNNELEIDALAEKIKEANEIIAFCSDKLTKADKEIEKLLSEKRESEE, encoded by the coding sequence ATGCCTACTTCAAAGAAAAAAGAAACCTATTCCCAAGCCATGGAGCGCTTGGAGAAGATTGTCCGTCAAATAGACAATAATGAATTGGAAATTGATGCGCTTGCCGAAAAAATAAAGGAAGCGAATGAGATTATTGCGTTTTGCAGCGATAAATTGACCAAAGCTGACAAGGAAATCGAAAAATTACTGTCGGAGAAGCGGGAAAGTGAAGAATAA
- a CDS encoding Mrp/NBP35 family ATP-binding protein encodes MTLYPKLILDALATVRYPGTGKNLVEAEMVADNLRIDGMKVSFSLIFEKPTDPFMKSVIKAAETAIHTYVSDEVEIAITTESKQAARPEPGKLLSQVKNIIGVSSGKGGVGKSTVAANLAVSLAKLGYKVGLLDADIFGPSMPKMFQVEDARPYAEHVDGRDLIVPVEKYGIKLLSIGFFVDPDQATLWRGGMASNALKQLIGDANWGELDYFLIDLPPGTSDIHLTVVQTLALTGAIVVSTPQAVALADARKGINMFINDKVNVPILGLVENMAWFTPAELPENKYYIFGKEGAKNLAEEMNVPLLGQIPIVQSICESGDKGTPVALDENTVTGRAFLQLAASVVRQVDKRNVEMAPTEVVKMHK; translated from the coding sequence ATGACACTTTATCCTAAACTAATTTTAGATGCACTGGCCACAGTGCGATATCCCGGTACCGGAAAGAATCTGGTTGAGGCGGAAATGGTTGCCGATAATTTACGTATTGATGGGATGAAAGTTAGTTTCTCACTGATATTTGAGAAACCGACCGATCCTTTCATGAAATCTGTAATAAAGGCGGCGGAAACGGCTATTCATACGTATGTATCTGATGAGGTAGAAATAGCCATTACTACGGAAAGCAAACAAGCGGCACGTCCCGAACCAGGCAAGCTGCTGTCTCAGGTGAAGAATATTATCGGTGTTTCTTCCGGTAAGGGTGGCGTAGGTAAGTCAACGGTAGCTGCTAACCTCGCGGTATCTTTGGCGAAGTTAGGCTATAAGGTTGGTTTGTTGGATGCCGATATTTTCGGACCATCCATGCCGAAGATGTTTCAGGTGGAGGATGCGCGTCCTTATGCTGAGCATGTAGACGGTCGTGATTTGATTGTACCAGTTGAGAAGTATGGTATCAAATTGCTTTCTATTGGTTTCTTCGTTGATCCTGACCAGGCTACGTTGTGGCGTGGCGGTATGGCAAGCAATGCCTTGAAACAGCTGATAGGGGATGCGAATTGGGGAGAGCTTGACTATTTCTTAATCGACCTTCCTCCCGGAACGAGTGATATTCACCTGACAGTGGTTCAGACATTGGCACTGACAGGAGCTATCGTGGTCAGCACACCGCAGGCTGTGGCGTTGGCAGATGCCCGCAAAGGTATCAACATGTTTATCAATGATAAGGTGAATGTGCCTATTCTCGGTTTGGTAGAGAATATGGCCTGGTTTACACCTGCCGAACTTCCGGAGAATAAATACTATATCTTTGGAAAGGAAGGTGCAAAGAATCTGGCGGAAGAAATGAATGTGCCTTTGTTGGGGCAAATTCCTATCGTACAAAGCATTTGCGAAAGTGGAGATAAGGGTACTCCGGTAGCACTTGACGAGAATACCGTGACCGGACGCGCTTTCCTGCAATTAGCGGCAAGCGTGGTTCGCCAGGTAGATAAGCGGAATGTGGAGATGGCACCAACGGAAGTAGTGAAGATGCATAAATAA
- a CDS encoding branched-chain amino acid aminotransferase, producing the protein MKEIDWSNLSFGYMKTDYNVRINFREGEWGKLEISSSELINLHMAATCLHYGQEAFEGLKAFRGKDGKVRIFRLEENAARLQSTCRGIMMAELPTERFKEAVLTAVKMNERFIPPYESGASLYIRPLLIGTGAQVGVRPSNEYMFLIFVTPVGPYFKGGFAATPYVITRKYDRAAPLGTGIYKVGGNYAASLRASQEAHAAGYSAEFYLDAKEKKYIDECGAANFFGIKDNTYITPLSTSILPSITNKSLMQLAEDMGMKVERRPVAEEELTTFEEAGACGTAAVISPIERIDDPENGHSYVIAKDGKPGPICTKLYNKLRGIQYGDEPDTHGWVTIVE; encoded by the coding sequence ATGAAAGAAATAGATTGGTCTAATCTGTCATTCGGATACATGAAGACAGATTACAATGTGAGAATTAATTTCCGCGAAGGTGAGTGGGGAAAACTTGAAATCAGCAGTAGCGAACTTATCAATCTGCACATGGCAGCTACCTGTCTGCATTATGGACAGGAAGCGTTTGAAGGCTTAAAGGCATTCCGTGGCAAAGATGGTAAGGTGCGTATTTTCCGTTTGGAAGAGAATGCTGCCCGCTTGCAGTCTACGTGTCGTGGCATCATGATGGCAGAACTGCCGACAGAACGTTTCAAAGAAGCTGTGCTGACAGCGGTGAAAATGAACGAACGCTTTATCCCGCCTTATGAGAGCGGTGCTTCCCTTTATATCCGTCCGTTGCTGATTGGAACCGGAGCACAGGTGGGGGTACGTCCTTCCAATGAATATATGTTCCTGATATTTGTTACTCCGGTAGGTCCGTACTTTAAAGGCGGTTTTGCTGCTACTCCCTATGTCATTACACGTAAGTATGACCGTGCTGCTCCGCTTGGAACTGGTATTTATAAGGTTGGCGGTAATTATGCTGCCAGTTTGCGTGCCAGTCAGGAAGCTCATGCTGCCGGTTATTCTGCAGAATTCTATCTGGATGCAAAGGAGAAGAAATACATTGACGAGTGTGGCGCTGCCAACTTCTTTGGAATAAAAGATAATACTTATATTACACCTCTGTCTACTTCCATTCTGCCATCCATTACCAATAAGAGCTTGATGCAGTTGGCCGAAGACATGGGTATGAAGGTAGAACGCCGTCCGGTGGCTGAAGAAGAACTTACGACTTTTGAAGAAGCCGGTGCTTGCGGAACTGCTGCTGTTATCAGCCCGATTGAACGCATTGATGACCCTGAGAATGGACATTCTTATGTGATAGCCAAAGATGGTAAACCGGGACCTATCTGCACTAAGTTGTACAACAAGCTGCGTGGAATCCAATATGGTGACGAACCTGACACGCATGGCTGGGTAACCATTGTGGAATAA